One Glutamicibacter halophytocola DNA segment encodes these proteins:
- a CDS encoding APC family permease, translated as MPALFDGLKRILVGRPFSTEQLKKKPLPPNVALPIFSSSALSSLAYAPDEILLTLAMAGIAATMLSPAVGVAVLAVLVVLVLSYRQSVVEYPSGGGDYEIVKKNLGARSGTAVAAALLVDFVLTVAVSSSSAAAYLSAIFPFLGEHKAWVAAALVALLVVGNLRGTGQGRWTLAIPVYLFVAGMLLLIAIGGVMALTGNLGLAPSAEFTIVPEAEFSTGLQGMVGALLILRAFSTGSAALTGIEVPISNVQTLAKPRAKNAGRILLVLGLLSGVLTLGTLMLARATGIKVVADPHESFLLHGGPIPEGFVQVPVLGQLAQAVFGDYTLGLILVSVLTIAVLLLAGNQAFNSFPSLASHLATDGFLPRQLRTRGDRLGFSNGILSLGVAAIALVLLFQGDVTLLVQLYVVGVFVSFTLSQLGMLKHWKRVLVPVADRRIRAAKQRKRMLNLVGLILSALVLVVVLATRFVHGAWLALLGIVVLMLIMDSLQRHYQKVDAELAVDEDYAATALPSRVHALVLVSTVRKPVLRALAFARASRPSKLEAIIVDVERAKTEKTLEDWERLGIPVPITALASPYRDIPGALIEHIRSIKRESPRELIVVYIPEYVVGHWWEQLVHNQTALRVKNRLHYEPGVLIASVPWRLLSASRAVGGGATEEYSAHR; from the coding sequence GTGCCTGCATTATTTGATGGTCTCAAGAGGATTTTGGTGGGACGGCCCTTCAGCACCGAACAGCTGAAAAAGAAGCCGTTGCCACCGAATGTTGCGTTGCCGATTTTCTCCTCCAGCGCCTTGTCGTCATTGGCCTATGCGCCAGATGAAATTCTGCTGACCCTGGCCATGGCCGGCATTGCTGCAACGATGCTCTCCCCGGCGGTGGGCGTCGCCGTTTTGGCCGTACTGGTGGTATTGGTGCTTTCCTACCGTCAATCGGTGGTTGAGTATCCTTCTGGCGGCGGCGATTACGAGATCGTCAAAAAGAATCTTGGCGCACGCTCGGGCACTGCCGTAGCTGCCGCCTTGCTCGTCGACTTTGTGCTGACAGTTGCGGTCTCCAGCTCTTCGGCGGCCGCGTATCTCAGCGCAATATTCCCGTTCCTGGGCGAGCACAAGGCCTGGGTTGCGGCCGCTCTGGTGGCCTTGCTGGTGGTGGGAAACCTCCGTGGCACCGGCCAGGGGCGGTGGACCCTGGCCATTCCGGTGTATCTCTTTGTTGCCGGGATGCTGTTGCTCATTGCCATTGGCGGCGTCATGGCTCTCACCGGAAACCTCGGCCTGGCGCCTAGCGCAGAATTCACGATCGTCCCCGAAGCGGAATTTTCTACCGGTTTGCAGGGGATGGTGGGCGCACTTCTGATCCTCCGTGCCTTTAGCACCGGATCGGCCGCCTTGACCGGTATCGAAGTGCCGATTTCCAATGTCCAGACACTGGCCAAGCCCCGGGCCAAAAACGCGGGCCGGATCCTGCTGGTACTGGGCTTGCTTTCCGGCGTACTCACCCTTGGCACCCTGATGCTTGCACGCGCCACCGGCATTAAAGTGGTCGCCGACCCGCACGAATCATTCCTGCTCCACGGCGGACCGATCCCCGAGGGCTTCGTCCAGGTGCCGGTATTGGGGCAATTGGCCCAGGCGGTCTTCGGCGACTACACGCTGGGCCTCATCCTCGTGTCGGTGTTGACTATCGCGGTGCTGCTCCTGGCTGGAAACCAGGCCTTTAATTCATTCCCGTCGCTGGCCAGCCACTTGGCCACCGACGGTTTCCTGCCGCGCCAATTGCGAACCCGCGGAGACCGGCTGGGGTTCTCCAACGGCATCCTGTCCTTGGGCGTGGCCGCCATTGCCCTGGTGCTGCTCTTCCAAGGCGACGTGACATTGCTGGTGCAGCTCTACGTTGTCGGCGTTTTCGTCTCCTTTACACTCAGCCAGCTGGGCATGCTCAAGCACTGGAAGCGTGTTCTGGTTCCTGTCGCGGACCGGAGGATTCGCGCTGCGAAACAGCGCAAGCGCATGCTGAATCTGGTCGGCTTGATCCTCTCGGCCCTGGTGCTGGTGGTCGTCCTGGCTACCAGGTTCGTGCACGGCGCGTGGCTGGCGCTGCTGGGCATCGTGGTGCTGATGCTGATCATGGATTCCCTGCAGCGTCACTATCAGAAGGTCGATGCGGAATTGGCAGTCGACGAGGATTATGCGGCCACCGCCTTGCCTTCGCGAGTGCATGCCCTGGTTCTGGTCTCCACGGTGCGCAAGCCCGTGCTTCGCGCACTGGCGTTCGCCCGCGCTTCCCGGCCTTCGAAGCTGGAGGCAATCATCGTTGACGTCGAGCGCGCGAAAACTGAAAAGACCCTTGAGGACTGGGAGCGTTTGGGCATTCCCGTGCCGATTACGGCCTTGGCTTCGCCCTACCGCGACATCCCCGGTGCGCTGATCGAACATATTCGTTCCATCAAGCGCGAGTCGCCACGCGAACTGATCGTGGTGTACATCCCCGAATACGTGGTCGGGCATTGGTGGGAGCAACTGGTCCACAACCAGACCGCGCTGAGAGTGAAAAATCGCCTGCACTATGAACCAGGGGTGCTCATCGCCTCGGTGCCCTGGCGCTTGCTTAGCGCTTCGCGCGCTGTCGGTGGCGGGGCCACCGAAGAATACTCGGCACACCGCTAA
- a CDS encoding potassium channel family protein: MAHFVIMGCGRVGVSLAHTLDSAGHSVAIIDQDPHAFRRLGKDFAGLTVTGRGFDRDTLEAAKIDGAYAFAAVSSGDNSNILATRVARETYNVPHVVARIYDPGRAEIYQRLGIPTVAAVRWSTDQVLRRILPDYSMRGDFREPSGRLVLTEVALNRDWYGRLVKDLEAAAGVRVAYLTRFGEGTIPQNRTRLQGGDLVHVMMRIDQLKDVEKILASPPAPLPND; the protein is encoded by the coding sequence GTGGCACATTTTGTGATCATGGGGTGCGGCCGCGTCGGCGTTTCGCTAGCCCATACACTGGATTCAGCGGGACATTCGGTGGCAATCATCGATCAAGACCCCCATGCTTTCCGCCGTCTGGGCAAGGACTTCGCCGGTCTTACGGTGACCGGACGAGGATTTGACCGCGACACCTTGGAAGCGGCCAAGATTGATGGCGCCTATGCGTTTGCTGCCGTATCCAGCGGTGATAATTCCAACATTCTCGCTACTCGCGTAGCCCGCGAAACCTATAACGTTCCCCATGTGGTGGCCCGTATTTATGATCCGGGACGCGCCGAAATCTACCAGCGCCTGGGCATACCCACGGTAGCTGCGGTGCGTTGGAGCACCGACCAGGTATTGCGCCGAATTCTGCCCGACTATTCGATGCGCGGGGACTTCCGGGAACCGTCGGGACGTTTGGTTCTCACTGAAGTAGCACTGAACCGGGACTGGTACGGCCGCCTGGTCAAGGATCTGGAAGCCGCCGCTGGCGTGCGCGTTGCCTACCTCACTCGATTTGGCGAAGGCACTATTCCGCAGAACCGCACCCGCCTGCAAGGCGGGGATCTGGTCCATGTCATGATGCGCATAGATCAGCTCAAGGACGTTGAAAAGATCCTTGCCAGCCCTCCCGCTCCCCTGCCCAACGACTGA
- a CDS encoding potassium channel family protein: MKVMIAGAGSVGSSIARELLINDHEVLLIDIQPEMAQREDLQGVKWLIGDACELAVLQQAHLEDYDVVVSASGDDKVNLVVSLLAKSEFGIRRTVGRVNNPKNEWMFDDAWGVDVAVSTPRLMTALVEEAVEVGDLVRLLTLKTGEVYMVEFTVPHDSALIGRTIGRIPWPQDTTLMAVVRDKTPFPPSADDVVEGGDEIFFITTPQAEPLLRRTLREATR, translated from the coding sequence ATGAAGGTCATGATTGCCGGAGCCGGTTCGGTCGGTTCCTCCATCGCCCGCGAACTGCTAATCAACGACCACGAGGTCTTGCTCATCGATATCCAACCCGAGATGGCGCAGCGCGAAGATCTCCAAGGAGTGAAATGGCTGATCGGCGACGCCTGCGAGCTTGCGGTTCTGCAGCAAGCGCATCTAGAGGATTACGATGTGGTGGTCTCCGCCAGCGGTGATGACAAGGTCAATCTTGTTGTCTCGCTGTTGGCAAAGAGCGAATTTGGCATCCGTCGCACCGTAGGCCGGGTGAATAATCCAAAAAATGAGTGGATGTTCGACGATGCTTGGGGAGTCGACGTTGCGGTCAGCACCCCGCGCTTGATGACTGCCCTGGTCGAGGAAGCCGTGGAAGTCGGCGACCTGGTGCGCCTGCTGACATTGAAAACCGGCGAGGTCTACATGGTGGAATTTACCGTTCCCCACGACTCCGCGCTCATTGGACGCACCATCGGGCGAATTCCCTGGCCGCAGGACACCACGCTCATGGCAGTGGTCCGCGACAAGACGCCCTTCCCGCCAAGTGCAGATGACGTAGTTGAGGGTGGCGATGAAATCTTCTTCATCACCACCCCCCAAGCAGAACCGCTGTTGCGCCGGACCTTGCGCGAAGCCACCCGCTAG
- a CDS encoding DUF3159 domain-containing protein has protein sequence MHDEESGRDGDQQPEPEAKPSFASMIGANSNIAQNADGGIDLLSTVGGVRGILETVLPGFIFIMVFALSSNLTWALFASIGLGVIFMVIRLAKRSTLIQSASGLIGILICAFAARHTGNAKDYYIPGFYTSGAYLLALVVSVVLRWPLIGLLFGFIRNEGVEWRNKADRLRRYQIATWIIIGVFALRLAVQLPMYYTDHVVALGVARALMGVPLYAAGLWFAWLLSKPAETATGDSSGAVAN, from the coding sequence ATGCACGACGAGGAATCCGGGCGCGACGGCGACCAGCAACCTGAGCCAGAGGCCAAACCGTCTTTTGCGTCGATGATTGGCGCGAATTCCAATATCGCCCAGAACGCGGATGGCGGGATCGATCTGCTGTCGACCGTCGGCGGCGTACGCGGAATCCTTGAAACGGTGCTGCCCGGCTTTATCTTCATCATGGTTTTTGCCTTGAGCAGCAACCTGACCTGGGCACTGTTTGCCTCGATCGGCCTTGGAGTGATTTTCATGGTCATCCGACTGGCCAAGCGCTCTACATTGATTCAGTCCGCTTCTGGCCTGATCGGCATCTTGATTTGTGCCTTCGCCGCCCGTCATACGGGCAACGCGAAAGACTACTACATCCCCGGGTTCTATACTTCCGGCGCCTACCTGCTCGCACTGGTTGTCTCCGTAGTTCTCCGCTGGCCGTTGATTGGCCTGCTGTTCGGATTCATCCGCAATGAAGGCGTCGAATGGCGCAATAAGGCCGATCGGCTGCGCCGCTACCAGATCGCGACGTGGATCATCATCGGGGTCTTTGCCTTGCGCCTGGCGGTGCAACTGCCGATGTACTACACCGATCATGTGGTGGCGTTGGGCGTTGCCCGGGCCTTGATGGGCGTTCCGCTGTACGCCGCCGGGCTGTGGTTTGCCTGGCTCTTGTCCAAGCCAGCTGAAACCGCAACCGGCGACTCCTCGGGGGCAGTGGCGAACTAG
- a CDS encoding DUF3710 domain-containing protein, which translates to MIFKRKKTKEQEAPVESNEVSASSEEPKTGPYDINDVADTNEYLDFGSILIKPVSGLKVRMDVEESNKRVIAVSLEIAESRVQLMAFSSSKSESLWPGIKDKIKSDITAQNGEIFKRDGDYGEELLAKVPQQLPDGRAGHVALRFVGIDGPRWFLRAVIGGNAIANEEAAATVDGILRDVIVNRGDKPLPPAELLPLNVPANAQTRPVQEDAQPEIKRPERGPEITQIG; encoded by the coding sequence ATGATTTTTAAGCGCAAGAAAACCAAAGAGCAGGAAGCCCCGGTTGAATCGAACGAGGTTTCCGCCAGTTCTGAAGAACCAAAAACTGGTCCGTACGACATCAACGATGTGGCGGACACTAATGAGTACCTCGACTTCGGTTCGATCCTGATCAAGCCGGTGAGCGGGCTCAAGGTTCGAATGGACGTCGAAGAATCCAATAAGCGAGTGATCGCGGTTTCGCTGGAAATTGCGGAGTCGCGAGTACAGCTCATGGCCTTCTCCTCTTCGAAGTCCGAGTCGCTATGGCCTGGCATCAAGGACAAGATCAAGAGCGATATCACCGCGCAAAACGGCGAGATATTCAAGCGCGATGGCGACTATGGAGAAGAGCTGCTGGCCAAAGTTCCACAGCAGTTGCCAGATGGCCGTGCCGGCCACGTCGCACTGCGTTTCGTGGGAATCGACGGACCTCGCTGGTTCCTTCGTGCAGTCATCGGCGGCAATGCAATTGCCAATGAAGAAGCAGCGGCAACCGTGGATGGGATCTTGCGCGATGTCATCGTCAACCGCGGCGACAAGCCATTGCCTCCCGCAGAATTGCTGCCCTTGAATGTGCCGGCAAATGCTCAGACCCGTCCAGTTCAGGAAGACGCTCAGCCTGAGATCAAGCGGCCCGAGCGCGGACCAGAGATTACCCAGATCGGCTAA
- the dut gene encoding dUTP diphosphatase has product MSEPTISIAIKMLDSELPVPGYAHPSDAGADLHAREGLVLQPGERALVRTGIALAIPHGYVGLVHPRSGLATKHGITVVNAPGTVDAGYRGEIMVTLLNTDKKEAFSINRGDRIAQLVIQKVEQAVFTQVDSLEETARGAGGFGSTGGFSAN; this is encoded by the coding sequence ATGAGTGAGCCAACAATCTCGATCGCCATCAAGATGCTAGACAGCGAATTGCCAGTGCCTGGTTATGCTCACCCTTCGGACGCTGGCGCTGACTTGCACGCACGCGAAGGACTGGTGCTTCAGCCAGGTGAACGCGCACTGGTTCGTACAGGCATCGCGTTGGCTATTCCCCACGGGTATGTCGGGCTGGTGCACCCGCGCAGCGGGCTGGCTACCAAGCATGGGATAACGGTTGTTAATGCCCCGGGCACTGTTGACGCGGGGTACCGCGGTGAGATCATGGTCACGCTGTTGAATACTGACAAGAAGGAAGCCTTTTCGATCAACCGCGGCGACCGCATTGCCCAGCTTGTGATCCAGAAGGTCGAACAGGCGGTGTTCACCCAAGTCGATTCCCTCGAGGAGACGGCCCGTGGCGCCGGTGGCTTCGGATCCACTGGTGGATTCAGCGCCAATTAA
- a CDS encoding DUF3093 domain-containing protein has protein sequence MSNTSPAASSVLYSEKLWPSASTWIWPIIIALTAGIAVAPISAPLGWGIGAAMLVALVVIFLVRVPSIEVTDSTVTVGRASIERQFVGEVVGYRGEEAFKQRGQKLHGLAYMLLRGWLDGVVKMEVTDERDTTPYWLTSTRRPEELAASLGGVMYEFTEEGKAEAEAGEDSPLTPED, from the coding sequence ATGAGTAACACCAGCCCTGCGGCATCGAGCGTCCTGTACAGCGAAAAACTTTGGCCTTCGGCCAGCACCTGGATTTGGCCAATCATTATCGCATTGACCGCCGGTATCGCTGTTGCGCCGATCAGCGCCCCGCTCGGCTGGGGCATCGGAGCGGCAATGCTCGTTGCCCTCGTGGTCATTTTCCTCGTGCGCGTGCCGAGCATCGAAGTCACCGATTCGACGGTAACTGTCGGCCGTGCCAGCATCGAACGACAGTTTGTCGGTGAAGTAGTGGGCTACCGCGGCGAAGAAGCCTTCAAGCAGCGTGGGCAGAAATTGCACGGCCTGGCTTACATGTTGTTGCGTGGATGGCTAGATGGCGTGGTCAAAATGGAAGTTACCGATGAGCGGGATACCACTCCGTACTGGCTTACTTCCACCCGCCGCCCCGAAGAATTGGCAGCTTCCCTAGGCGGAGTCATGTATGAGTTCACCGAAGAAGGCAAGGCAGAAGCCGAAGCCGGGGAAGACTCTCCGCTGACTCCTGAAGACTGA
- a CDS encoding DUF4193 family protein — protein MAIESAAPAVISEEDRAKEIAELKAGKTAEMANLIDESEASLAEEYVLPGGEAAQEEASVEILSEQADEFTCASCFMVRHRTQLVREENGQKFCSECEG, from the coding sequence ATGGCAATTGAATCTGCTGCACCAGCCGTTATCTCGGAAGAGGATCGCGCCAAGGAGATCGCTGAGCTTAAAGCGGGCAAGACCGCTGAAATGGCAAACCTGATCGATGAGTCTGAAGCATCGTTGGCCGAAGAATATGTGTTGCCGGGCGGAGAGGCAGCCCAGGAGGAAGCCAGCGTAGAGATTCTTAGCGAACAAGCTGATGAATTCACATGCGCGTCCTGCTTCATGGTCCGGCACCGTACGCAGCTGGTGCGCGAAGAGAACGGCCAGAAGTTCTGCAGCGAGTGCGAAGGATAA
- the sepH gene encoding septation protein SepH, whose translation MRQLRLVGIHENGSSLQVSSDDGMSYELPVDDALRSAMAEIARSRAPRNREESSVHSPREIQARVRAGASAYDLSLEWDIPVEDIVKYEGPVLAEREHIAELARRVEVSGPQTDAEYREVFGEEPADLGSMVVHRFNQLHIDSETARWNSWKDPEGQWIITVEFDSPLPTENVESLGADSSEVSGNVARWAFAPARKTLKNLNRWAQTLSEQVAPEYFRPISAVSQPEPEQPATNTPEADETEELVTLLNARRGQRPKDQDPERESRFNDIIERGMSKYDTDEEDSLPHLPQGISPRTSQLVVVTGSDQGDSDAEDKQGEQNNDDSSPRKAKRSSVPSWDDIMFGKRKKDTDS comes from the coding sequence ATGCGTCAGCTGAGACTGGTAGGAATTCATGAAAATGGTTCCAGCCTGCAGGTCAGCAGCGACGACGGGATGAGCTACGAGCTCCCCGTTGACGATGCACTGCGCAGTGCAATGGCAGAAATAGCTCGCTCGCGGGCTCCGAGAAATCGCGAAGAGTCCTCGGTCCACTCGCCACGTGAAATTCAGGCCCGCGTGCGTGCCGGTGCTTCTGCCTACGATCTGTCCCTTGAATGGGATATTCCCGTTGAGGACATCGTGAAGTACGAAGGTCCGGTGCTTGCCGAGCGCGAACACATAGCCGAGCTGGCTCGCCGTGTGGAGGTCTCCGGTCCTCAGACCGATGCTGAATATCGCGAAGTCTTTGGAGAAGAACCTGCCGATCTGGGCTCCATGGTCGTGCACCGCTTCAACCAGTTGCACATCGATAGCGAAACCGCTCGGTGGAACTCGTGGAAGGATCCAGAAGGCCAGTGGATCATTACCGTTGAATTCGATTCGCCGTTGCCAACCGAAAATGTTGAATCCTTGGGAGCTGACTCCTCTGAGGTTTCCGGGAACGTCGCCCGCTGGGCCTTTGCCCCGGCACGCAAAACGTTGAAGAACCTGAATCGCTGGGCCCAGACGCTCAGCGAACAGGTCGCGCCGGAATACTTTCGCCCGATCTCGGCAGTAAGCCAGCCGGAACCAGAGCAGCCTGCGACCAACACCCCTGAAGCTGATGAAACTGAAGAGCTGGTAACACTGCTCAATGCTCGTCGAGGCCAGCGGCCAAAGGATCAGGATCCAGAACGCGAATCCCGTTTCAATGACATCATTGAACGCGGCATGAGCAAGTACGACACTGATGAAGAGGATTCGCTGCCTCACCTTCCGCAGGGAATTTCGCCGCGGACTTCGCAGTTGGTTGTCGTCACCGGTTCCGATCAAGGTGACTCCGACGCCGAGGACAAGCAAGGCGAGCAGAACAACGATGATTCCTCGCCGCGCAAGGCGAAGCGCTCATCGGTACCGAGCTGGGACGACATCATGTTCGGCAAGCGCAAAAAGGATACGGATTCCTAA
- a CDS encoding alkaline phosphatase family protein: MHESLNAAELSVPAQKIPDAPQYGQATLSEILPSAATALGVPGFSNALGLQPTRRVVVIMVDGLGWNQLKSHVGHAPFLRSLFAEGRKLGTGFPSTTATSLSSLATGVTPGEHGMLGYDVVDPARRRVVNQLGGWPSDLNPEAWQTRPTVFEKVAEHGIHVATVSIPMFAKSALTRASLRGPKFVAANQPLARARATHTVFESQRNALVYTYFNELDKTGHKFGVDSSQWRDTLEELDYVIKSLVSRLPEETTVLITGDHGMVDVPESQRIDYSRYPELVDGVELTSGEPRGVQLTFAPGTDETSRLKVKHAWHKEFGSKAWILTRQEAIDRGYFGPITPEHEARLGDLMILAAESIAFYDGRRVAPMAFEMVGQHGSLTSGERYVPLLVHRTK; the protein is encoded by the coding sequence ATGCACGAGTCGCTGAACGCAGCTGAACTTTCGGTGCCAGCACAAAAAATCCCGGATGCGCCGCAGTATGGCCAAGCGACGCTATCTGAAATTCTTCCTTCGGCTGCAACTGCCTTGGGGGTTCCTGGATTCAGCAACGCCCTGGGGCTCCAACCGACTAGGCGCGTTGTGGTGATCATGGTTGATGGCCTGGGCTGGAACCAGCTCAAAAGCCACGTTGGGCATGCACCGTTTTTGCGTTCACTATTTGCCGAAGGCCGCAAGCTTGGAACAGGATTCCCCTCGACCACGGCAACCTCTCTGAGCAGTCTTGCCACCGGCGTTACCCCGGGCGAACACGGAATGCTCGGCTATGACGTGGTGGATCCGGCCCGGCGTCGCGTTGTCAACCAGCTTGGCGGCTGGCCTAGCGACCTCAACCCGGAAGCCTGGCAAACCCGTCCTACGGTTTTCGAAAAGGTGGCGGAGCACGGCATACATGTCGCAACGGTGTCCATCCCAATGTTTGCGAAGTCCGCATTAACCAGGGCATCGCTGCGCGGGCCTAAATTTGTGGCGGCGAATCAGCCGTTGGCACGGGCACGAGCTACGCACACCGTCTTTGAATCCCAGCGCAATGCGCTGGTGTACACGTACTTTAATGAGCTGGACAAGACTGGCCACAAATTCGGTGTCGATTCCAGCCAGTGGCGCGACACTTTGGAAGAGCTTGACTACGTCATCAAGAGCCTCGTGTCACGGTTGCCGGAAGAAACCACGGTGCTGATTACGGGCGACCACGGGATGGTGGATGTTCCCGAATCGCAGCGGATCGACTACAGCAGGTATCCGGAACTGGTTGATGGCGTCGAGCTGACGAGCGGGGAACCGCGTGGAGTCCAGCTGACCTTCGCACCGGGGACAGACGAAACCAGCAGGCTCAAAGTCAAGCACGCATGGCATAAGGAATTTGGTTCCAAAGCGTGGATCTTGACCCGCCAAGAGGCCATAGATCGTGGCTATTTTGGGCCGATCACCCCAGAACATGAAGCCAGGCTCGGGGATCTGATGATCCTGGCTGCGGAATCCATTGCTTTTTACGATGGCCGCAGGGTCGCTCCCATGGCTTTTGAAATGGTTGGGCAGCATGGCTCTCTCACATCGGGGGAGCGATACGTTCCGCTGCTGGTGCATCGAACCAAATAG
- a CDS encoding DUF5998 family protein — protein MSSPTYSTAPGAELLDDLVRAGFYPQMVQDVLAEAMTGQPVLDHYVHLETHFDHTEVHRHITVMVKSEKVLFILHVDDQQLDDHGKDVMAQVSVEMIALSRISSVATSYVYHQPQHYSSGDPVKELTFGMSWGGTKRIDLAPAACGDPQCDADHGLNGTSQPEDLVIRVSAEADGQRAVNKAREFAVRLRLATIA, from the coding sequence ATGAGTTCTCCAACATATTCGACTGCTCCGGGCGCTGAGCTTCTCGACGATCTGGTACGGGCGGGCTTCTACCCGCAGATGGTTCAGGATGTCCTTGCCGAAGCAATGACCGGGCAGCCAGTACTCGACCACTATGTACATCTGGAAACTCATTTCGACCACACCGAAGTGCACCGCCATATTACGGTCATGGTGAAGAGCGAAAAGGTGCTTTTCATTTTGCACGTCGATGACCAGCAGCTTGATGACCATGGCAAGGACGTTATGGCTCAGGTTTCCGTTGAAATGATTGCACTATCACGTATCTCGTCGGTAGCAACGAGCTATGTGTACCACCAGCCACAGCACTATTCATCCGGGGATCCAGTGAAGGAATTGACCTTCGGCATGTCCTGGGGCGGCACCAAGCGCATTGACCTGGCTCCGGCTGCCTGTGGCGATCCCCAATGCGATGCCGACCACGGGCTCAACGGCACGTCCCAGCCCGAAGACCTGGTTATCCGTGTCAGCGCCGAGGCTGATGGACAGCGTGCTGTCAATAAAGCACGCGAATTTGCGGTGCGACTGCGATTGGCTACGATCGCTTGA